From the genome of Mycoplasma anserisalpingitidis, one region includes:
- a CDS encoding BC85_0335 family putative methyltransferase: MKLGLIISAIVVFVVGLSIGMFLILKAKKMQKKLISDYDSKMQEEIVKIREKYGELPASFSELFPCKIDTLDIEFMIQTICRNNYEKNLIVSDELYSFATAQEVAKKSLYYIPEFFDAEKWNEVANKTENKIINYKPIEYNEENLDSVIVFNDIDPFSIYRKMYSKLNKNGMIIIKYSKTNKQGFSLLKSELENNKIPHEYSFVKTKYLFIKKD, translated from the coding sequence ATGAAATTAGGATTAATTATCAGTGCTATAGTTGTATTTGTAGTCGGTTTATCTATAGGAATGTTCTTAATTCTGAAAGCAAAAAAAATGCAAAAGAAATTAATCAGTGATTATGACTCAAAAATGCAAGAGGAAATAGTCAAAATTAGAGAAAAATATGGTGAATTACCAGCTTCATTCTCTGAACTATTCCCTTGTAAAATTGATACTTTAGACATTGAGTTCATGATTCAAACAATCTGTAGAAATAATTACGAAAAAAATTTAATTGTTAGTGATGAGTTATATTCATTTGCAACTGCACAAGAAGTTGCTAAAAAATCACTTTATTACATTCCTGAATTTTTTGATGCTGAAAAATGAAACGAAGTAGCTAATAAAACTGAAAACAAAATTATTAATTACAAACCGATTGAGTATAATGAAGAAAATTTAGATTCAGTGATAGTTTTTAATGACATCGATCCATTTTCAATTTACAGAAAAATGTATTCAAAATTAAACAAAAATGGAATGATAATAATCAAATACTCTAAAACGAACAAACAAGGATTTTCTTTATTAAAAAGTGAATTAGAAAATAATAAAATTCCACATGAGTATTCATTTGTAAAAACAAAATATTTATTCATTAAAAAAGATTAA
- the ruvX gene encoding Holliday junction resolvase RuvX — MRKLALDLGTRTCGFAISDELAIIASPLENFRFDENDFDSVISKTINYLESYKNVDEIILGLPLRSNGSKSERTIMVENFKNKLESKLIEIDKKLPIKFINEYGSTKDAENIMIQAGLSRQKRKKHKDKLAAVIILERYLN, encoded by the coding sequence ATGCGTAAGTTAGCTTTAGATTTAGGTACTAGAACTTGCGGTTTTGCTATATCTGATGAATTAGCTATAATTGCAAGTCCGCTTGAAAATTTTAGATTTGATGAAAATGACTTTGATTCAGTAATTTCAAAAACAATTAATTATCTTGAATCATATAAAAATGTTGATGAAATAATTTTAGGTTTACCGCTTCGTTCAAATGGCTCTAAAAGCGAGCGAACAATAATGGTAGAAAACTTCAAAAACAAACTTGAATCAAAACTAATTGAAATAGATAAAAAACTACCTATCAAATTTATTAATGAATATGGTTCAACAAAAGATGCTGAAAACATCATGATTCAAGCTGGTTTATCACGTCAAAAGAGAAAAAAACATAAGGATAAATTAGCTGCTGTAATTATTTTGGAAAGATATTTAAATTAG